The DNA sequence CAGTTCAGCGCCTGGGTGAAGCAGGCGAGCCTTTTGCCTGGCGAGCGCATGTGAGTGCCCTATCTAGCATTCGAAGGAGAAACGGCATGACGACCACCCAGGACAGCAAATCTCCCTCCGAGCTGATCGACGGCAGGATCAAGGACTTGGGCGACTGGCGCGGCGAGATGCTGGGGCGGCTGCGCACGCTGATCCATCAAGCCGATCCCGACGTGGTCGAGACGTGGAAATGGCGCGGCGTGCCGGTGTGGGAGGATGCCGGCATGATCTGCACCGGCGAGACCTACAAGGCCGTCGTCAAGCTGACCTTCGCCAAAGGTGCCGCGCTGCCCGATCCCGCGCGCCTGTTTAATTCCAGCCTCGAAGGCAACACACGGCGCGCCATCGATTTCCAGAAAGGCGAGGAGGTCGACGAGGAGGCCTTCAAGGCGCTTGTACGCGCGGCGGTGGCTTTGAACAAATCCAAGTCCCGAAAGTAATCGTTCATTGCGCATAGAGGTCACGGTCGGCGCTGCCCCTCACTGTCCTGCCGGACATCTCTCCCCGTAAACGGGGCGAGAGGGCTACCGCGAGGCCGACGCTCTTTCCGCAACGCCGGCGATTGGCGAAATCGGCGAGAACGGCGTCCCTCGCCCCGTTTACGGGGAGATGATGCCGGCAGGCAGGCGAGGGGCAGCGCTGACGGCAGATGATTGCCAACGGCTTCAACACGGCGGCCCGCGGACGCTGCCAGCCTCACCGCAAGACAGCCGCGTTTACGATCTGGGAAGCTTGATGGTGCTAGACATCGCGGGATGATGGCTGGCCAGCCGGGCCGGCCGGTTTGGATTCCCCGCCATGAACAGCAGCCCAATGCGCATGCCGTGGGTGGACACGGCCAAAGGCCTCTCGATCATCCTCGTGGTCATGATGTACTCGGCCTACAACACCGGCGAGTATACGGGCGGCGTCGGCTTTCTCCACTATGT is a window from the Mesorhizobium australicum WSM2073 genome containing:
- a CDS encoding DUF1801 domain-containing protein, which encodes MTTTQDSKSPSELIDGRIKDLGDWRGEMLGRLRTLIHQADPDVVETWKWRGVPVWEDAGMICTGETYKAVVKLTFAKGAALPDPARLFNSSLEGNTRRAIDFQKGEEVDEEAFKALVRAAVALNKSKSRK